The following proteins are co-located in the Agromyces laixinhei genome:
- the ehuD gene encoding ectoine/hydroxyectoine ABC transporter permease subunit EhuD, which produces MNIWDNAFAIEIIPILLQGLWLTVQITFFSFLISLVVGLLVAIIRFLRIPVVSHIFDFYVSFIRGTPLLVQAYVAYFVLPQVGLTFEVLATGIVVLGLNYSAYTAEVYRAGIEQLPKGQWEAARALSLPPLRTWFRIVVPQAVRPIIPVLGNYLIMMFKDSAILSSITIIELMGTALQIGSNFYRYLEPITIAGLMYLIISFPCSLLIRRLEHRFVPTH; this is translated from the coding sequence GTGAACATATGGGACAACGCCTTCGCGATCGAGATCATCCCGATCCTGCTGCAGGGTCTCTGGCTGACGGTTCAGATCACCTTCTTCTCCTTCCTGATCAGTCTCGTCGTCGGTCTGCTCGTCGCCATCATCCGATTCTTGAGAATCCCGGTGGTCTCACACATCTTCGACTTCTACGTCTCCTTCATCCGCGGCACCCCACTCCTGGTGCAGGCCTACGTCGCGTACTTCGTGCTCCCGCAGGTGGGGCTGACCTTCGAGGTGCTGGCCACGGGCATCGTGGTACTCGGCCTGAACTACAGCGCCTACACGGCCGAGGTCTACCGGGCGGGCATCGAGCAGCTTCCCAAGGGGCAGTGGGAGGCGGCGCGTGCCTTGAGCCTTCCGCCGCTGCGCACCTGGTTCAGGATCGTCGTCCCACAGGCAGTGCGGCCGATCATTCCAGTGCTCGGCAACTACCTGATCATGATGTTCAAAGACTCGGCGATCCTCTCCTCCATCACGATCATCGAACTGATGGGCACCGCCCTGCAGATCGGCAGCAACTTCTATCGATATCTCGAACCCATCACGATTGCGGGCCTGATGTACCTCATCATCAGCTTCCCGTGTTCGCTACTGATCAGACGACTGGAGCATCGTTTTGTCCCCACACACTGA
- the ehuA gene encoding ectoine/hydroxyectoine ABC transporter ATP-binding protein EhuA produces the protein MNSEDGTRDVEISFDGVSKAWGENQVLRGLDFDVRAGEKVSIIGPSGSGKTTILRILMTLETPDVGVVCVGGDVLWDAKPGVKNKETRQTIATRRKVGMVFQQFNLFPHMTVLENVIEAPIHVLGLSKADATERATDLLELVGLQDHMRHTPPELSGGQQQRVAIARALAMRPRVMLFDEPTSALDPELIGEVLNVIRRLATTTDMTMLMVTHEMRFAQEISDRVVMFDKGVVVEQGPPEQLFKNPQHERTQRFLKAVNPY, from the coding sequence CTGAATTCCGAAGACGGCACTCGAGACGTCGAGATCTCGTTCGACGGCGTGAGCAAGGCCTGGGGTGAGAACCAAGTGCTGCGCGGCCTCGACTTCGACGTGCGTGCGGGCGAGAAGGTCTCCATCATCGGACCGTCCGGGTCGGGCAAGACGACCATCCTGCGCATTCTGATGACCCTCGAGACTCCCGACGTGGGGGTCGTCTGCGTCGGCGGCGACGTGCTCTGGGATGCGAAACCCGGTGTCAAGAACAAGGAGACCAGGCAGACGATCGCGACCCGCCGCAAGGTGGGCATGGTATTCCAGCAGTTCAACCTCTTTCCGCACATGACCGTGCTCGAGAACGTCATCGAAGCCCCGATCCACGTGCTGGGACTCTCGAAGGCGGATGCGACGGAGCGGGCGACCGACCTGCTCGAGCTCGTCGGCCTGCAAGACCACATGAGGCACACACCGCCCGAACTGTCGGGCGGTCAGCAGCAGCGTGTGGCAATCGCCAGAGCGCTCGCGATGCGGCCGAGGGTGATGCTCTTCGACGAACCGACCTCTGCGCTCGACCCCGAACTCATCGGTGAGGTGCTGAACGTCATCAGACGTCTCGCCACCACCACTGACATGACCATGCTCATGGTCACCCACGAGATGCGGTTCGCGCAGGAGATCTCCGACCGCGTGGTGATGTTCGACAAGGGCGTCGTCGTCGAACAGGGGCCACCCGAGCAGTTGTTCAAGAACCCGCAGCACGAGCGCACGCAGCGGTTCCTGAAGGCGGTCAACCCCTATTGA
- a CDS encoding substrate-binding domain-containing protein, translated as MSRRSEREESRKRRRRTSRIVAATVAVVALVGGVGAVGTAWATGGLGEWMDPTAECVEPIELTVLTDRAIAATVQAVAAEYDASETACSHTEVVAQESADTAAVLASGNATDVDAWIPDSPVWLVRMASMARSLGRPVPDIALERSIATSPIVFAVPVSRAEEFAGRDLSWKGLLTDEFAAILPDPEASSASLNALQSLESRVDIAQPRQFQNAMIRLNAEVPANADAAFAALSVSDPGTVAIASEQQVALHNRKTGADPLLALYPSDGSLALSYPFLRLLDESELAKNLPGADEQAGDADPESAELARRARELGALKIALWEATARFAGDGFRDGLGGGELEQDGVVEDPVEVSSAAASAQVAILRTWGVVSVRSRILTVIDLSGSMEEPTVSGQRRIDVLQQAAAATLSQFSGQVDLGVWGFSTLRAGAQDWESLAPIDQLSSDAHRQLLNEVIASLPTRLGGATGLYDTTLAAVQSVLESYDPAKVNSVLLLTDGRNEDENGISGEQLLAELAALQDPERPVPVTLVGIGPDTDLESMRRIAEATGGAAYSAARPEDLTVVLNDALSQRACRPNC; from the coding sequence ATGAGCCGACGAAGCGAACGTGAGGAGAGCCGGAAACGCCGTCGCCGGACGAGCAGGATCGTTGCCGCGACGGTCGCAGTGGTGGCGCTCGTCGGCGGGGTCGGCGCCGTCGGCACCGCCTGGGCGACGGGCGGCCTCGGCGAATGGATGGACCCGACCGCCGAGTGCGTGGAGCCCATCGAGCTGACGGTGCTCACCGACCGGGCGATCGCGGCCACGGTACAGGCCGTCGCCGCGGAGTACGACGCGAGCGAGACGGCGTGCTCGCACACCGAGGTGGTCGCGCAGGAGTCCGCGGACACGGCGGCGGTGCTCGCCTCGGGCAACGCCACCGACGTCGACGCATGGATTCCCGACTCCCCGGTCTGGCTCGTGCGCATGGCGAGCATGGCGCGCTCACTCGGACGCCCCGTGCCCGACATCGCGCTCGAGCGGTCGATCGCGACCAGCCCGATCGTCTTCGCGGTGCCCGTCAGCCGGGCCGAGGAGTTCGCGGGCCGGGATCTGAGCTGGAAGGGGCTGCTCACCGACGAGTTCGCGGCGATCCTGCCAGACCCCGAAGCGTCCTCGGCAAGCCTGAACGCGCTCCAGTCGCTCGAGAGCCGGGTCGACATCGCGCAGCCGCGCCAGTTCCAGAACGCGATGATCCGGCTGAACGCCGAGGTGCCCGCGAACGCCGATGCCGCCTTCGCCGCCCTCAGCGTGAGCGATCCGGGAACCGTGGCGATCGCGAGCGAGCAGCAGGTCGCCCTGCACAATCGCAAGACCGGCGCCGACCCGCTGCTCGCCCTCTACCCGAGCGACGGGAGCCTCGCCCTCAGCTACCCGTTCCTGCGCCTGCTCGACGAGAGCGAGCTCGCCAAGAACCTGCCGGGCGCCGACGAGCAGGCGGGCGACGCCGACCCCGAGTCGGCCGAACTCGCTCGCCGCGCTCGCGAACTCGGTGCGCTGAAGATCGCGCTCTGGGAGGCGACCGCCCGCTTCGCGGGCGACGGTTTCCGCGACGGGCTCGGCGGCGGCGAACTCGAACAGGACGGCGTGGTCGAGGACCCCGTCGAGGTCAGTTCGGCGGCGGCATCCGCTCAGGTGGCGATTCTGCGCACGTGGGGCGTCGTGAGCGTGCGCTCGCGCATCCTGACCGTGATCGACCTGTCGGGGTCGATGGAGGAGCCGACCGTGTCGGGGCAGCGGCGCATCGACGTGCTGCAGCAGGCGGCCGCCGCGACGCTCTCGCAGTTCTCGGGGCAGGTCGACCTCGGTGTGTGGGGCTTCTCGACGCTGCGTGCGGGAGCCCAGGACTGGGAGTCGCTCGCGCCGATCGACCAGCTCTCGAGCGACGCGCATCGCCAGCTGCTGAACGAGGTCATCGCCTCGCTGCCCACGCGGCTCGGCGGTGCGACGGGGCTCTACGACACGACGCTCGCGGCGGTGCAGAGCGTGCTCGAGAGCTACGACCCTGCGAAGGTCAACTCGGTGCTGCTCCTCACCGACGGCCGCAACGAAGACGAGAACGGCATCTCCGGAGAGCAGCTCCTCGCCGAACTCGCCGCGCTGCAGGATCCGGAGCGGCCCGTGCCGGTGACGCTCGTCGGCATCGGCCCCGACACCGATCTCGAGTCCATGCGGCGGATCGCCGAGGCGACCGGTGGCGCGGCCTACTCGGCGGCACGCCCCGAGGACCTCACCGTGGTGTTGAACGATGCGCTCTCGCAACGGGCCTGCCGGCCGAACTGCTGA
- the ehuC gene encoding ectoine/hydroxyectoine ABC transporter permease subunit EhuC, which produces MLSVLDFAPLLLQGLLVTILVTVLGALLTVVVAFTAGLSGLSKHWFLRWPSSIFVEFFRGSGLLVQMFWFFYALPFLGIQLAPLLAGVLALGLNEGAYAAEVVRGTIRSRAKGQTEAAIALGMSPSLRMRRILIPQSIPAMLPAFGNVMVDLLKNTSLVSLVTVADLTWRAFNARTVTGQTVTLFLTILVLYYIMSLLIGWLTRWLERRFALDRKSLAKAKPLKSLVGGISS; this is translated from the coding sequence TTGCTCTCCGTCCTTGATTTCGCCCCCCTCCTGCTGCAGGGACTGCTCGTCACCATTCTGGTCACTGTGCTCGGAGCGCTGCTGACCGTCGTCGTGGCGTTCACCGCCGGGTTGAGCGGGCTGTCGAAGCACTGGTTCCTGCGGTGGCCCTCTTCGATCTTCGTCGAGTTCTTTCGTGGCTCGGGACTGCTCGTGCAGATGTTCTGGTTCTTCTACGCGTTGCCGTTCCTCGGCATCCAACTCGCCCCGTTGCTCGCCGGCGTACTGGCCCTCGGGCTGAACGAGGGCGCCTACGCTGCCGAGGTCGTTCGCGGCACGATCAGGTCGCGCGCGAAAGGCCAGACCGAGGCTGCGATCGCGCTCGGCATGAGCCCGTCGCTCCGGATGCGTCGCATCCTCATCCCGCAATCGATCCCGGCCATGCTTCCGGCATTCGGAAACGTCATGGTCGACCTGCTGAAGAACACTTCGCTGGTCTCGCTCGTCACCGTCGCCGACCTCACCTGGCGCGCGTTCAACGCACGAACGGTGACCGGTCAGACCGTGACGCTCTTCCTGACGATCCTGGTGCTGTACTACATCATGTCGCTCCTGATCGGCTGGCTCACGAGATGGCTCGAGCGGCGCTTCGCCCTCGACCGCAAGTCGCTCGCGAAGGCCAAGCCGTTGAAGAGCCTGGTGGGAGGGATCTCCTCGTGA
- the ehuB gene encoding ectoine/hydroxyectoine ABC transporter substrate-binding protein EhuB, giving the protein MNRITTRRTTVLRTIGATAAGLLLAGGLAACSTVTPGGGGESGSETVNTLDRGMEQGYLRVGIANEPPYTQVNADGSVHGAAPDVLRAVLQTMGVEEIQGVVTPYEAMIPGLNADRWDVIAAGLFMKQSRCEAVAYSEPVIVSTESFGVPAGNPKDITTIADISANTELKIAVLTGGFEEGILKTASIPEGQIVLVKDSRSGMEAVTANRADAFLLPTLSLNALVEQDPSIEVTEPIEDAPRTGSGAAFRKEDTELLEAYNTALAEFKKTPEFAKILTDWGFDPTVVEGVTTEELCKTEG; this is encoded by the coding sequence ATGAACCGAATCACCACACGACGCACCACCGTTCTGCGCACGATCGGAGCGACCGCGGCCGGACTGCTCCTCGCCGGCGGCCTTGCCGCCTGCTCCACCGTCACACCGGGCGGGGGCGGAGAGAGCGGCTCCGAGACCGTCAACACCCTCGACCGGGGCATGGAGCAGGGATACCTGCGCGTCGGCATCGCGAACGAACCGCCGTACACCCAGGTCAACGCCGACGGGTCGGTGCACGGCGCGGCGCCCGACGTGCTCCGAGCGGTTCTGCAGACCATGGGCGTGGAGGAGATCCAAGGCGTCGTCACGCCGTACGAAGCGATGATCCCCGGTCTCAACGCAGACCGGTGGGACGTGATCGCGGCCGGGCTGTTCATGAAGCAATCACGGTGCGAAGCAGTTGCGTACTCCGAGCCCGTCATCGTCTCGACGGAGTCCTTCGGCGTCCCCGCGGGCAACCCGAAGGACATCACGACCATCGCAGACATCTCCGCGAACACCGAACTCAAGATCGCGGTGCTCACCGGCGGGTTCGAGGAAGGCATCCTGAAGACCGCGAGCATCCCGGAGGGCCAGATCGTGCTGGTCAAAGACTCGCGAAGTGGCATGGAGGCCGTGACCGCCAACCGGGCCGACGCCTTCCTGCTTCCCACACTGTCGCTGAACGCGTTGGTCGAGCAGGACCCGAGCATCGAGGTGACCGAACCGATCGAAGACGCTCCGCGCACCGGCTCGGGCGCTGCATTCCGCAAGGAAGACACCGAGTTGCTCGAGGCCTACAACACGGCACTGGCCGAGTTCAAGAAGACGCCCGAATTCGCGAAGATCCTGACCGACTGGGGTTTCGATCCGACAGTGGTCGAGGGCGTCACCACCGAGGAACTCTGCAAGACGGAGGGCTGA
- a CDS encoding RsmD family RNA methyltransferase has protein sequence MTRIIAGFAGSLTLRVPRSGTRPTSDRVREAIFSALEARDALDGARVLDLYAGSGALGLEAASRGATDVVLVERARPAADICRANVESLLKAARGGPRPHLRVAVRPVAAYLETAAAGVDLAFIDPPYDLGERALARDLELLAPLLAAEAVVMVERSSRSPEPSWPAGIEVERRRDYGETSLWWATTARPARTAQPDRPSQPE, from the coding sequence ATGACCCGCATCATCGCCGGATTCGCCGGCTCCCTCACCCTCCGGGTGCCGCGCTCCGGCACCCGCCCCACGAGCGACCGCGTGCGGGAGGCGATCTTCTCCGCACTCGAGGCTCGCGATGCCCTCGACGGCGCTCGCGTGCTCGACCTGTATGCCGGCTCCGGCGCCCTCGGGCTCGAGGCGGCGAGCCGCGGCGCGACCGATGTCGTGCTCGTCGAACGGGCCAGGCCCGCGGCCGACATCTGCCGGGCCAACGTCGAGTCGCTGCTGAAGGCGGCGAGGGGCGGACCGCGACCGCATCTCCGCGTTGCCGTGCGCCCGGTGGCGGCGTACCTCGAGACGGCCGCAGCAGGCGTCGACCTCGCGTTCATCGATCCGCCCTACGACCTCGGCGAGCGCGCCCTTGCACGCGACCTCGAACTGCTCGCCCCGCTCCTCGCGGCCGAAGCCGTCGTGATGGTCGAGCGCAGCTCCCGCTCCCCCGAGCCCTCGTGGCCGGCCGGCATCGAGGTCGAGCGTCGCCGCGACTACGGCGAGACGTCGCTCTGGTGGGCGACCACCGCTCGGCCCGCCCGCACGGCTCAGCCCGACCGGCCGTCCCAGCCCGAGTAG
- a CDS encoding DUF3830 family protein, which yields MARHITVTLESRGVSALACLLDEEAPRTASAVWNALPLSSPVFHGKYARNEIYHLVPAFAETEPGRENSTVTPIPGDLCYFQFDADVLATPSHAYGGGEVPTEKHGIIDLALFYGRNNLLINGDQGWVPGNVFGTVVEGLDEMAVACQDIWMGGARGESLTFARSDRT from the coding sequence ATGGCTCGCCACATCACGGTCACGCTCGAATCCCGGGGCGTCAGTGCGCTCGCCTGTCTCCTCGACGAGGAGGCTCCGCGCACCGCGTCCGCCGTCTGGAACGCGTTGCCGCTGTCTTCGCCCGTCTTCCACGGCAAGTACGCGCGCAACGAGATCTACCATCTCGTTCCGGCGTTCGCAGAGACCGAGCCCGGACGCGAGAACTCGACGGTCACGCCGATTCCCGGCGACCTGTGCTACTTCCAGTTCGACGCTGATGTGCTGGCGACACCGTCGCACGCCTACGGCGGCGGCGAAGTCCCGACCGAGAAGCACGGCATCATCGACCTCGCACTGTTCTACGGCCGAAACAACCTGTTGATCAACGGAGATCAGGGTTGGGTCCCCGGCAACGTCTTCGGAACGGTCGTCGAGGGGCTCGACGAGATGGCGGTGGCCTGCCAGGACATCTGGATGGGCGGCGCGCGCGGGGAATCCCTCACGTTCGCACGTTCCGACCGAACCTGA
- a CDS encoding tetratricopeptide repeat protein translates to MDDSTDQVPAEPSRHRGAEQQMIDRLWDFGDPAASEERFREAADDDDNSAHLRAVMTTQLARALGIQGRSDEALAALERVAVGPSAGLVGADAAELRARVAIEWGRLAASAARPADAVPELTRGVREAALAGSTFLVLDALHMLALNDAGHEEEWAAEGFDVLDGVRDARQLRWGIALHNNLGWTMHDAGRAEAALAHFEQAVEAADRYGTAEQRHVARWSVARCLRGLGRTGEALALQRELAAARPDDPYVQAELAALTEAESTIEA, encoded by the coding sequence GTGGATGACTCGACCGACCAGGTGCCCGCCGAACCGTCCCGACACCGCGGCGCCGAACAGCAGATGATCGACCGGCTCTGGGACTTCGGGGACCCTGCGGCCAGCGAGGAGCGGTTCCGGGAGGCCGCAGACGACGACGACAACTCGGCGCACCTTCGCGCGGTGATGACGACCCAACTCGCCAGGGCGCTCGGCATCCAGGGCCGCTCCGACGAGGCGCTCGCCGCGCTCGAGCGCGTCGCCGTCGGGCCCTCGGCAGGCCTGGTCGGTGCGGATGCCGCGGAGCTGCGAGCACGTGTGGCGATCGAGTGGGGCCGGCTCGCGGCATCCGCTGCCCGCCCGGCCGACGCCGTACCCGAACTCACCCGCGGGGTGCGCGAGGCCGCGCTCGCCGGGTCGACATTCCTCGTGCTCGACGCGCTGCACATGCTGGCACTGAACGACGCCGGCCACGAGGAGGAATGGGCGGCCGAGGGGTTCGACGTGCTCGACGGGGTGCGCGACGCACGCCAGCTTCGCTGGGGCATCGCCCTGCACAACAACCTCGGCTGGACCATGCACGACGCAGGCAGGGCCGAGGCGGCCCTCGCGCACTTCGAGCAGGCCGTCGAGGCCGCCGACCGCTACGGCACGGCCGAGCAGCGCCACGTCGCCCGCTGGTCGGTCGCACGGTGCCTGCGCGGACTCGGGCGCACCGGGGAGGCACTCGCGTTGCAGCGCGAACTCGCAGCCGCCCGACCAGACGACCCGTACGTGCAGGCCGAACTCGCCGCACTGACGGAGGCTGAGTCTACGATCGAGGCATGA
- the thiL gene encoding thiamine-phosphate kinase: MHEAQRADAAPRRQTVGELGEDAVLARILPRLRPASAALLGPGDDAAVIAAADGRFVVTADLMVHGPDFRLAWSTPFDLGWKAAATNLTDVAAMGARPTALVVAIAAPPSLDASVLDGIADGLREGLEALAPGAGVVGGDLSASSVLTLAVTAFGDLEGRPPVTRSGARPGDVVAHAGARGDAARGLALLFDEATDASGEPDAAAAEAARARHPGLIAAQLAPSPPVAAGTAAAIAGATAMLDVSDGLARDARRIAQASGVGIDFSAAALGPELRLALAGGEDHGLLATFPAGAALPEPFEAIGRVTDAAGLLFVDGIAIDSAGWDPYSGWDGRSG; encoded by the coding sequence ATGCACGAGGCCCAGAGAGCAGATGCCGCGCCCCGCCGTCAGACCGTCGGCGAACTCGGCGAAGACGCCGTGCTGGCGCGCATCCTGCCCCGGCTGCGCCCGGCTTCCGCGGCCCTCCTCGGCCCCGGTGACGATGCCGCGGTGATCGCCGCGGCCGACGGGCGTTTCGTCGTGACCGCGGACCTCATGGTGCACGGGCCCGACTTCCGGCTCGCCTGGTCGACGCCGTTCGACCTCGGCTGGAAGGCGGCCGCCACGAATCTGACGGATGTCGCGGCCATGGGTGCCCGCCCGACCGCGCTCGTCGTGGCGATCGCCGCACCGCCCTCGCTCGACGCCTCGGTGCTCGACGGCATCGCCGACGGGCTTCGTGAGGGCCTCGAGGCGCTCGCGCCCGGTGCCGGCGTGGTCGGCGGCGACCTCTCGGCCTCCTCGGTGCTGACACTCGCGGTGACGGCGTTCGGCGACCTCGAAGGGAGGCCGCCGGTCACTCGCAGCGGCGCGCGCCCGGGCGACGTGGTGGCGCACGCCGGTGCTCGCGGCGACGCAGCACGCGGCCTCGCCCTGCTCTTCGATGAGGCGACGGATGCCTCGGGCGAACCCGACGCCGCGGCAGCCGAGGCGGCGCGCGCCCGGCACCCGGGGCTGATCGCCGCCCAGCTGGCACCCTCGCCGCCCGTCGCCGCAGGAACGGCCGCCGCGATCGCCGGCGCCACGGCCATGCTCGACGTCTCCGACGGTCTCGCGCGGGATGCGCGTCGCATCGCGCAGGCGAGCGGCGTCGGCATCGACTTCTCGGCCGCCGCGCTCGGGCCGGAGTTGCGGCTTGCGCTCGCGGGCGGTGAAGACCACGGCCTGCTCGCGACGTTCCCGGCCGGCGCGGCGCTGCCGGAGCCGTTCGAGGCCATCGGGCGTGTGACGGATGCCGCGGGGCTGCTCTTCGTCGACGGCATCGCGATCGACTCGGCAGGATGGGATCCCTACTCGGGCTGGGACGGCCGGTCGGGCTGA
- a CDS encoding Asp/Glu/hydantoin racemase, translating to MGSTMGRGDIPTGPPRRVPIGVVAPHDMALDAELWRWVPDEAALFFARTSYLPLAVSLEMVELLGDITGIRCATEQLKAIEPVAYAFACTSGSFVHGRAGERAAAAALSEAGGAPGITASGAILAALGHLRIRRVAVATPYDATITARLESFLVEAGVAVTGIRQLDLDSRMWTVPYARTADLIREANSDAAEAIVVSCTNLPTYDLITPLEHELGKPIISANQATMWAVLTQCGLAAVGPGQHLINPGGT from the coding sequence ATGGGCAGCACGATGGGTCGCGGCGACATTCCGACCGGCCCACCCCGACGCGTGCCGATCGGCGTGGTCGCCCCGCACGACATGGCTCTCGACGCCGAACTCTGGCGTTGGGTGCCCGACGAGGCTGCCCTGTTCTTCGCCAGGACGTCGTATCTCCCGCTCGCCGTCTCCCTCGAGATGGTCGAGCTGCTCGGCGACATCACGGGTATCAGGTGCGCGACCGAACAGCTCAAGGCCATCGAGCCGGTGGCCTATGCCTTCGCCTGCACCTCGGGCAGCTTCGTGCATGGGCGCGCGGGAGAGCGAGCGGCTGCCGCTGCGCTCAGCGAGGCCGGCGGCGCGCCGGGCATCACGGCGTCGGGCGCGATCCTTGCCGCGCTCGGACACCTCCGAATCCGCCGCGTCGCCGTCGCAACTCCGTACGACGCGACGATCACGGCCCGGCTGGAGAGCTTCCTGGTCGAGGCAGGAGTCGCCGTGACCGGCATCCGTCAGCTCGACCTGGACTCGCGGATGTGGACGGTGCCCTACGCACGTACCGCCGACCTGATCAGGGAGGCGAACTCCGACGCGGCGGAGGCGATCGTCGTCTCATGCACGAACCTGCCGACGTACGATCTGATCACCCCCCTCGAACACGAACTCGGCAAGCCGATCATCAGCGCGAATCAGGCCACGATGTGGGCGGTCCTGACGCAGTGCGGCCTCGCCGCGGTCGGGCCGGGGCAGCACCTGATCAACCCGGGTGGCACCTGA